Proteins from one Aquila chrysaetos chrysaetos chromosome 5, bAquChr1.4, whole genome shotgun sequence genomic window:
- the LOC115341801 gene encoding histone H2B 5-like isoform X2 yields MPEPAKSTSAPKKGSKKAVTKTQKKGDKKRHKSRKESYSIYVYKVLKQVHPDTGISSKAMGIMNSFVNDIFERIAGEASRLAHYNKRSTITSREIQTAVRLLLPGELAKHAVSEGTKAVTKYTSSK; encoded by the coding sequence ATGCCAGAGCCAGCAAAGTCCACCTCTGCCCCCAAAAAGGGCTCCAAGAAAGCCGTGACGAAGACCCAGAAGAAGGGCGATAAGAAGCGGCATAAGAGCAGGAAAGAGAGCTACTCCATCTACGTCTACAAGGTGCTGAAGCAGGTCCACCCCGACACCGGCATCTCCTCCAAGGCAATGGGCATCATGAACTCCTTCGTCAACGACATCTTTGAGCGCATCGCTGGAGAAGCCTCCCGCCTGGCCCATTACAACAAGCGCTCCACCATCACCTCGCGGGAGATTCAGACGGCCGTGCGCCTGCTGCTCCCGGGAGAGCTGGCCAAGCACGCCGTCTCGGAGGGCACCAAGGCCGTCACCAAGTACACAAGCTCCAAGTAG
- the LOC115341801 gene encoding histone H2B 5-like isoform X1, whose translation MSHLLGLAMQGLPNGAAAVQPPRPRERAVRMPEPAKSTSAPKKGSKKAVTKTQKKGDKKRHKSRKESYSIYVYKVLKQVHPDTGISSKAMGIMNSFVNDIFERIAGEASRLAHYNKRSTITSREIQTAVRLLLPGELAKHAVSEGTKAVTKYTSSK comes from the exons ATGTCCCATCTCCTGGGTTTGGCGATGCAGGGACTGCCTAACGGAGCGGCTGCCGTGCAGC CTCCAAGACCCAGAGAAAGAGCTGTCAGGATGCCAGAGCCAGCAAAGTCCACCTCTGCCCCCAAAAAGGGCTCCAAGAAAGCCGTGACGAAGACCCAGAAGAAGGGCGATAAGAAGCGGCATAAGAGCAGGAAAGAGAGCTACTCCATCTACGTCTACAAGGTGCTGAAGCAGGTCCACCCCGACACCGGCATCTCCTCCAAGGCAATGGGCATCATGAACTCCTTCGTCAACGACATCTTTGAGCGCATCGCTGGAGAAGCCTCCCGCCTGGCCCATTACAACAAGCGCTCCACCATCACCTCGCGGGAGATTCAGACGGCCGTGCGCCTGCTGCTCCCGGGAGAGCTGGCCAAGCACGCCGTCTCGGAGGGCACCAAGGCCGTCACCAAGTACACAAGCTCCAAGTAG